The following are encoded together in the Xanthomonas vesicatoria ATCC 35937 genome:
- a CDS encoding RNA-binding S4 domain-containing protein yields MNLEPEHAKTVRLDVWLWAARFFKTRSLAKTAVENGKVDVAGQRPKPSRTLRSGEQVRIDRGGEIFEVTVAALSDVRGPAPVAQALYVEGEPSREARAQWRLQRAAERTGYRAPEGKPDKRARRLINALGDIDAL; encoded by the coding sequence ATGAATCTGGAGCCGGAACACGCAAAGACGGTCAGGCTGGATGTCTGGCTCTGGGCAGCGCGCTTTTTCAAGACACGCAGCCTGGCCAAGACCGCAGTGGAGAACGGTAAGGTGGATGTGGCAGGTCAGCGGCCCAAGCCGTCGCGTACGCTGCGCAGCGGCGAGCAAGTGCGTATCGATCGTGGCGGCGAAATCTTTGAGGTCACGGTCGCCGCACTCAGCGACGTGCGCGGCCCCGCCCCGGTGGCGCAGGCGCTGTACGTGGAAGGTGAGCCGTCGCGCGAGGCGCGTGCGCAATGGCGGCTGCAGCGCGCTGCCGAGCGCACCGGTTACCGCGCACCGGAAGGCAAACCGGATAAGCGTGCACGCCGTTTGATCAACGCGTTGGGCGATATCGACGCGTTGTAG